One Anas acuta chromosome 32, bAnaAcu1.1, whole genome shotgun sequence DNA segment encodes these proteins:
- the LOC137846467 gene encoding ATPase family AAA domain-containing protein 2-like, with protein sequence MFDSDDDASLVSGDELKDAMPDGPEKKRVCFSRSAFCEPSRRPRLLIVGKEGYGQVSYVAPAVLHALEKFPVHTLDLSVLLTNVALPEEICGQLIRNAQKTAPSIIYVPDIHLWWDNAGPALKLTFLTLLRNIPAFSPVLLLATSDVCHSDLPEEIQELFNKEFGEVCNIELSGRAERAAFSEDLILNQVAKPPVKKTVDRTLEVLPVAPAAEPQKPQEEEVGMLEEEEEDTLRELRIFLRDVTHRLATDRRFREFAKPVETW encoded by the exons ATGTTCGACAGTGATGACGATGCATCCTTGGTTTCTGGAGATGAATTAAAAGATGCAATGCCTGATGGACCAGAGAAAAAACGCGTCTGTTTCAGCAG GAGTGCTTTCTGCGAACCATCACGCCGGCCCCGTCTGCTAATAGTAGGAAAAGAAGGGTACGGCCAGGTTTCATACGTGGCACCCGCGGTGTTGCACGCTTTGGAGAAGTTTCCCGTTCACACCCTGgacctttctgttctgcttacaAACGTTGCACTGCCAGAAGAAATCTGCGGACAg CTGATCCGAAATGCTCAGAAGACAGCACCAAGCATAATTTATGTCCCAGATATCCATTTATGGTGGGACAACGCTGGACCTGCCTTGAAACTTACTTTTCTAACTCTACTACGTAACATTCCAGCATTTTCGCCAGTTTTGCTGCTTGCTACGTCTGATGTATGTCACTCAGATCTCCCAGAAGAG ATCCAAGAATTATTTAATAAGGAATTTGGAGAAGTGTGCAATATTGAGTTGTCTGGTAGGGCAGAGAGAGCAGCTTTTTCTGAGGACCTAATTCTAAATCAAGTGGCTAAGCctcctgtaaagaaaacag TTGATCGGACATTGGAAGTCCTGCCTGTagcaccagcagctgagccTCAGAAGCCACAAGAGGAAGAAGtagggatgctggaggaggaagaggaggatacCTTGCGTGAACTTAGAATTTTCTTGAGGGACGTTACTCACAGACTTGCCACTGACAGACGTTTCAGGGAATTTGCAAAGCCCGTTGAAACATGGTGA